A stretch of Planctomycetaceae bacterium DNA encodes these proteins:
- a CDS encoding DUF1015 family protein, with product MPRIKPFKALRPADGQAQQVASVPYDVVNREEAAALAAGNPNSFLHVVRPDIDLPPDTNPYADEVYAKGRQNLDRLVSQGILQRDSDDCLFAYRQIMNGVSQTGVVCCCHIDDYENNLILKHEKTRPAKEDDRTRHVLALNAHAGPVFLTYRDVPDITVLVEAACRQAPLYDFTAVDGVQHTVWRIADTVPLVEQLSAVPRFYVADGHHRSASAWRAGAARRADNPRHTGQEEYNWFLTVLFPADELNILAYNRIIRDLNGLTPDEVCSKLAAVGRLEPASHPVPDATGSFCFYLAGRWHNLTIPANSIDHSDAIESLDVAILERRVLEPVFGIGDVRTDPRIDFVGGIRGTKELESRVNSGEWACAVSMYPTSVNQLMAVSDAGKIMPPKSTWFEPKLRSGLLVHTLD from the coding sequence ATGCCCCGGATCAAACCTTTCAAGGCCCTGCGTCCCGCCGACGGTCAGGCTCAACAGGTCGCGTCCGTTCCCTACGACGTCGTCAACCGCGAAGAAGCCGCAGCACTGGCCGCCGGCAATCCCAACAGCTTTCTGCACGTTGTGCGCCCGGATATCGATCTTCCGCCGGACACCAATCCCTACGCCGACGAAGTCTATGCGAAGGGCCGGCAGAATCTGGATCGCCTGGTCAGCCAGGGAATCCTGCAGCGTGACAGCGACGACTGCCTGTTTGCCTACCGGCAGATCATGAACGGCGTTTCTCAGACGGGAGTCGTCTGTTGCTGCCACATCGACGATTACGAAAACAATCTGATCCTGAAACACGAAAAGACGCGTCCGGCCAAGGAAGATGACCGAACGCGACATGTCCTGGCACTGAACGCTCACGCCGGACCCGTGTTTCTGACCTACCGCGACGTTCCGGACATCACTGTTCTGGTGGAGGCCGCCTGCCGGCAGGCGCCGTTGTACGACTTCACTGCGGTCGACGGCGTGCAGCACACCGTCTGGCGAATTGCCGACACGGTGCCGCTGGTGGAGCAGCTTTCCGCCGTGCCGCGGTTCTACGTTGCCGACGGACATCATCGTTCCGCAAGTGCCTGGCGAGCCGGCGCGGCGCGGCGAGCCGACAACCCCCGTCACACCGGCCAGGAAGAATACAACTGGTTTCTGACCGTGCTGTTTCCCGCCGATGAACTGAATATCCTGGCCTACAATCGCATCATCCGCGATCTGAACGGACTCACGCCCGACGAAGTGTGTTCGAAGCTGGCCGCCGTCGGCAGACTCGAACCGGCATCCCATCCGGTGCCGGACGCGACTGGTTCCTTCTGTTTTTACCTGGCCGGCCGATGGCACAACCTGACCATTCCCGCCAATTCGATCGACCACAGCGACGCAATCGAATCGCTGGACGTTGCGATTCTGGAAAGACGTGTGCTGGAACCCGTCTTCGGCATCGGCGACGTGCGGACGGACCCTCGCATCGATTTTGTCGGCGGCATTCGCGGTACGAAGGAACTGGAATCGCGAGTCAACAGCGGTGAATGGGCCTGCGCCGTGTCGATGTACCCAACGTCTGTGAACCAGCTCATGGCCGTTTCCGACGCCGGAAAAATCATGCCACCCAAAAGCACCTGGTTCGAACCCAAGCTTCGCAGCGGGCTGCTGGTTCATACTCTGGATTAG
- a CDS encoding CoA-binding protein → MTPETQIAEFLDGSRFAVAGASTDRDKYGNKVLRVYQQKGYDVVPINPKADTVEGIAAVASLKDIAEPVHGLSIVTPPSVTERVVNEAIELGIRHIWMQPGAESDAAVTAAHQAGVNLIHGGPCVLVVLGFRDH, encoded by the coding sequence ATGACGCCTGAAACACAAATCGCAGAATTCCTCGACGGAAGCCGTTTCGCAGTCGCCGGAGCATCCACGGATCGCGACAAGTACGGAAACAAAGTGCTGCGCGTCTATCAGCAAAAGGGCTACGACGTGGTCCCGATCAATCCGAAAGCGGACACGGTCGAAGGCATCGCGGCCGTGGCTTCGCTGAAGGACATCGCCGAACCCGTCCACGGCCTGTCAATCGTCACACCGCCGTCCGTCACCGAACGTGTCGTGAACGAAGCCATCGAACTCGGCATTCGACACATCTGGATGCAGCCGGGAGCGGAAAGCGACGCAGCCGTCACCGCCGCGCACCAGGCGGGCGTCAACCTGATTCACGGCGGCCCGTGTGTTCTGGTCGTGCTGGGGTTTCGAGATCACTAG
- a CDS encoding DUF3127 domain-containing protein translates to MSDPSVTGKVHVIEDTKTFGQKGFRKRLVVLEQDTGRFTNYLPIEFIQDGCDTVDQLSVGTEVQISYRLTGRKWQRDPNSEVKYFLSAEATGFQILGSAPASDTSDRDDIPYGETFESDEEAPF, encoded by the coding sequence ATGAGCGACCCGTCCGTCACTGGAAAAGTTCACGTTATCGAAGACACAAAGACGTTTGGACAAAAAGGGTTTCGCAAACGTCTGGTCGTCCTGGAACAGGACACCGGACGGTTCACAAACTATCTGCCGATCGAATTCATCCAGGATGGCTGCGACACCGTGGATCAGCTCAGCGTCGGGACGGAGGTCCAGATTAGCTATCGCCTCACCGGCCGAAAATGGCAGCGAGATCCCAACAGCGAAGTGAAATACTTTCTCAGCGCCGAGGCCACCGGCTTCCAGATCCTTGGCTCGGCACCAGCGTCCGACACTTCGGACCGCGACGACATCCCGTACGGCGAAACCTTCGAATCCGATGAAGAAGCGCCGTTTTGA